The following nucleotide sequence is from Paenibacillus andongensis.
ATATCGACACATGAGGTTACAAACGCACTCGGAGGGATGACTTTGAAGCAAGAGGAACGCAGACAGCAAACAATGACGCTGCTATTGGATTCAACCAAAGCGCTGATACGAGAAAAAGGATGTCACTCGATCACCATGAAAGACATCATGGAGAAATCAGGACTGTCCAAGGGGGCTATTTTCCATTACGTGAAGAGCAAAGACGAAATTTTTGCTTGGGTACTGCAAGAGCGGCTGGAAGAGACCAACACACGTTTTATGAACGAAGTGGATCCAAGCCGCCCTACGTTCGATAATCCTATGCAGAAGATCACAGAAAGTTTATCGCTACTAGAAGATGGTCAGGACGTAACGAACAAGGTGCTTATGTATTTACTTGGAAAAGAGGATCAGCCTCTGGTAGCGGATGTGCTCAATCACTACTATGAGCGGTCTGTGCATGTATCCAAACAGTGGATAATGACTGGCCAAGAGCATGGAGTCATTCCGGACTCCGTGGATGCGGACAAAACAGCGGAGATGTTCGTTCTGCTCTCACTCGGGTTCCGCTTGCGCTCCTCGATTCCAATAGCAGGGACATTTTTTAATACCCAAGATTATTCGTTGTTTATGAAAGATATGCTAAAAGGCAAATCAAGCCAATAGACTTTAACGGAGGGATACTCATGATACCTTTTTATGTGCTTGTGGTTTCGTTTACGCTATTTAGAGTTCTAGGCCTGTTCGGCTGGTCCTATTTCGACAGTTGGCAAACTCCGCTCCAAGGAGCGGTGGCCATTATGCTGCTGGTTACCGCTTCCGCCCACTGGGGTAAAAACCGAGAGGATCTGATCCGGATGGTTCCGCCCGCATTCCCGAGGCCGCGTTGGCTGGTAACTGCCACTGGCTGGCTGGAAATTGCCGGAGCCATCGGCATTCTCCTCCCCGCTACCTCACGGGTGGCTTCCATCTGCTTAGCGCTTCTGCTATTAGCCATGTTTCCGGCCAATGTAAAGGCAGCCCGGGAACGCTTAACCATCGGCGGAAGACCTACGCCTAAGCTGCTCGCTCGAACGCTGCTGCAGATCGTGTTTCTAGCGGCGGTTCTCTTGGCGGGCAGCGGGGTGTAAGGTCAATCCGATAGCATGCGCGCGGCTCGCGAAAACAATGCGATAGCGATGAAAAACATCGCTATCGAGCGCTCGCAGCCGAGCCAAAGCACTAAATTTATTTATCTAAATCTCCGTAAGTATCGTAAGAATAACAGGTCTCCTGCCTGTCTTTTCATAAAAGAGTCTTCCCAGTGCCTCTTTTACATTCGTTTTAAGCACATTCCATTGATTCACGTTTTCTCTTTGAAGCCTGTTTATCGTTTCTGTTGCTAGAATATTAGCCTGATCCATCAGGTCTTCCGACTCTCGAACGTAGACAAAGCCGCGGGAGATGATATCCGGACCAGACAAAATTTTACCGTCACTTTTACTAAGCAGAAGGACCACGATCAAGATACCATCTTCGGCCAGTTGTTTGCGGTCACGCAGAACAATATTGCCGACATCCCCTAATCCATCGACAAGGGTATTCCCCGCGTACACTTTGCGGCTCTGAGTTGCTACTTCGTTCTTGATATCCACGACATCGCCATTATTTAATATGTAGATGTTAGCCGGGTCCACGCCGACGCCTTCCGCCAAAATACGGTGCTGATGCAGCATTCTAAACTCGCCATGAATCGGAATAAAATACTTCGGCTTCATGAGCGTTAGCATTAGCTTCAGCTCTTCTTGACTCCCGTGCCCGGATACATGCATGCCTGTCGCTGAGCTCGAACCATATATCACTTCAGCCCCTAGGCTAAATAAATTGTCAACCGTCCGCGATACATTGCGTTCATTTCCCGGAATCGGGGATGAGGATAGAATAACGGTGTCTCCACGCATGATTTCTACTTGACGATAATTGGCACGGGACAATCGCGATAAGGCAGCCATCGGTTCCCCCTGACTACCGGTACATAAGATCGCTATCTGATCAGAAGCCATCCGATTGACTTCTCCCGCTTCCACTAGCATCCCTTCGGGGACCGTTAGGTAGCCAAGCTCGGAAGCAATTCTCACCACATTGACCATACTGCGGCCAAGTAAAGCTAATTTTCGATTCGTTGCCTGAGCAGCATCAACAACTTGCTGAAGCCTATGCACATTCGATGCGAAGGTGGCTATGAACACTTTTTGCTTTGCTTTATGGAAGGCATCTTCAATATGCTTACCTACAAGGCTTTCTGAAGGTGTGTAGCCAGGGCGCTCGGCATTCGTGCTTTCTGATAAAAGAAGTAGAATACCGTCCTTCCCAATCTCCGCCATTTTATGAATATCAGGGTATTGATTGCCCACTGGGGTCAAATCAAATTTGAAATCTCCCGTATGTACGACAGTTCCTTCAGGTGTATGAAAAACAACCCCCAAGCAATCAGGGATACTATGGTTTGTTTTGAAAAAGGTAGTCGTGATCTGTCCAAGTTCGATGCTCGAATCAGAGTCAATCTCAATAAATTGGGTATCGGCAAGAAGTCCAGACTCTCTCAACTTGTTTTCAATTAAACCTAGCGTTAGCCGTGTTGCATAAATCGGCATGTTCAATTGTCTTCGTATATACGGAATGCCCCCGATATGATCTTCATGTCCATGTGTAATAATCAATGCGCGGACTTTATCGCTATTTTCGAGTAAATAGGCAATATCCGGAACGATCAAGTCAATACCGAGCAAGCTTTCATCTGGAAACTTTGAACCGCAATCAATGACAATGATATCATCGCCATATTGCACCACATACATATTTTTGCCAATTTCGTTGATACCGCCTAAAGAGAAAACAGATAACTGATGGTCAGTCTTATTCACCTGAAAAGCCCCCCATATTTACATATCTGCTTTAATTTTTCCAGAATAGGGATAACCTATACTCCGATTTTCTCCTGATAACCATTTTCTGAATTCGAAACTTCTTGTTAAAAACACAAAAAGGATCCGCGCGGGATCCTCTTTGTTAATCTATATTAAGCCAGAGCAGCAGCGGCACTCGTGCGCTTTCTGGCGTAGCCGCGATAAATAAAGGCGAAGACGATGGTCAATATGGCGATTCCGACCATGCCCCAGATTAGATTGTCGAACGCGCGCTCTGTTGGCAGCGACTTCTGCCAGACGAGTGCACTCCCCGAGATGGCTACGGCGAAAGCCCCGCTGAAAAATTGCAGCAGCTGGAATAAGCCCATACCCGAGCCGATCCGTTCCTTCGTCAACTGCCGTGATAGCTCGTTGGAGACCGCACTCGAGATAGAAGTGATGCTGATGCTCGTCAGTATATAGACAGCGGCAAGCCCATAGAAAGAATGGACAGCAGTCAGCGCCAGCAAAACGGTCGAAAACAGCAGCAACCATGGCGTATAGCGAAGGAGTGCGCCGTTACCGTATCGGTCGATGAGGCGACCAACCCGGTTGGATACCAGCATGGCAAGGAGCGCACCTGGAAAGAGCACAAGACCCGATACGGCCGGTGTTAAACCGAAGACTCTGGCCAGCATTTGCGGGGCGAGGAACAAGAAGGCAAAACTGATCATGTAGGCGCTAATGCCGATAGCACCAAGCGCCAGATAGAGTCTGTCGCCGAATAGCGCGGGCAGGACGAATGGATTCGTCGCTTTGCGGATGCGTACCGCGAACAAGGCCAGGGCAATCACGCCCACAATGAGTGCAACCATGCTTTTGGATGTGAGGAAGAGCAGCAAACCTGTCGTTCCCATCCCGATCAGGACGGCGCCAATAAAATCGAACGAGCCGCGCTCCGCCTTTTCACGGGGAAGTATGAGCAGGAAAACCGGGATCAGCAGCAGGGTTAAGCCGGTGATCACAAATAGGAAATGCCAACCCAGATACTGCACGATCGATCCGCCGACGACAGGACCAAGCCCGAGGCCAAGTGAGGCCGCTGATAAAATGAACGACATGGCCATGCCTCTGCGCGACACAGGAATGTAACGAGTGACAAGCACGATCGCGAGCGAAGGAATGGCACCAGCGCCAGCAGCCTGAATAAGCCTCGTGATAAGGAGCAGCCCAAATCCGTCGCTGAACATACCAATTACGGATGCCCCGCCCAATGCCAGCAACGCCGCCGTGAAGAGTCTTCGAATGGGCACGAAATCGGACAATCGGCTGAAAGTAATCGATGATATGGCAAAAACGATGGAGTAACCCGTCACGACCCATGACGCCGTTGAGGGGTTGAGAGCGAATTGTACAGCAATTTTGGGCAATGCCAAATTGAACATCATCGTGTTCATAACGACTAGAATAATGGTCAAACAGAGTAACCAAGAGACCGTCCGTTCTCGGATAATACCGGGTGCCTCTGATACAGATGGTTGCTCTACTTGCGGTAAAACGGTTGACATACGAATGGTCCTCCCCACTCAAGATGGTCTATCACATGCTTGCTAAACGATATACTGAAGTTCATCATCTATAATCATTTTCGTTACAGTTTAGCATGGAGGCATACGCATGTCAATTAGCGATTCCAAATAAATCCAGACATTTCAACTCGATTCAACTTGCTATGATTTCCAACTTTACAACGATGAGCTATAACAAAAATCACAGCCCCCAACAACAACAAAAGCTACCATATACTTATGGTATGCAAAAAAAGTCATCGTAGGGGGACGTGTTTATCTATGAAAAAAGAACACATTATTCACTTTAAAGTTATCCACAAGGATAGCGTACAACTTTTAAGAGGTCTTATCTTCTTAGAAGAAAATCAAAAACCTACCTTAAATGATTTTCAACAATGTTTAATAGACTGTGGTCACGATGTTCGTATTGAAAATAAAGATCAAGCCATTTTCAGAGCGAATAAACCGGGGGAGCAATATTGGATTCAGGTTTTAAGAGAACATGATAGCAATACAAGAGATTTAAACGTCGAGAATTTAGCTAAAAGCTTTATGAAAAACGAGCCTACAGCCTAGTAGTGATTAGCTAAAGATCACTACTAGGCTCCTGCTCCCCTTGCCCAACCCTCAAAGCCACTGCGAGAAAAAGGCATGTCCCGCAGCGTGAAATCCCGGGGGCATCGCATGCCCCATGAACGGGTGAACCTCGATCGTTTTGTTCACTGATGCGATTCGATTATATGCGGCAAAAATCGCCTCGGGTAAGCAGGTCGTGTCCTTCAATCCAACCGTCACATGCACGGGCAGTGTAATTCGATGGGCCAAATTCATGATGTCGAAATAACTAAGCGTCCGCAGCACCTCGTCAAGGTGGTCCGGGAATCGAGTTACGAATTCCGCAGCTTCGGTGAGTGAACTGACCGATTGAAGTATCCCCAGATCCATGTGGCACATATTCGGTACATGTGCGATTACAGCCCGCAGCTTAGGCTCCAATACGGATACAAGCAGCGCAAGACCACCCCCTTGGCTGCCGCCAAAAACATACACCCTCTCGGGGTCTATCTCCGGCATTGCCATCGCACACCGTACAGCACGCAGGCCATCGATAGCTACTGCCCGATAGTAGGAACCCTCCGGATCGAGAATCCCCTGTGTCATCCACCCTTTGGTCATGCCATATGCTTGCGGCAGCCCGTTGCCGGTCTCCCCTCCTTGCCCACGAATGTCGATGGCGAGTACGGCATACCCCATAAGCAGCCATGCAGCATGATCCTCCGGTTGACCTTTGGAACCGGAATAACCGTGAAAGGTTACGATACAGGGAAGCGGATGACGCAGCTGGACGGAAGGCAGCATATACCAAGCGTGAACCTGCGTATTGGCTGCCCCCTCTAATACAACTTTGTAAACTTCGGCCTGTAGGAAAGGGGAGGCGACCGACTCAATCGTATATCTCACAGATTCTGCTGCTTCCTGGGAGACACGATCCCAAAAATCTTCCAGATCAGTTGGTGCCGTTAACTCCGGCATATACTGTTTCAACGAATGAATCCGTGTTTCTATTGCGTTCATCGCTACACCCCTCATGGAAAAATTGTCCTTTTTATTATACAATTTTTCTACGAGATCCCTCTACCATGGCGTCAGTCTGCGGTACTGATCCAACGTAACTTTGCCGAGCAAATCTTCACCTTTCACGAACCGGTGCAGTTCATCGACGATGAAATCACAGAGCTCGCGCTTCAATATGCCATGGAACCCGCCAATGTGCGGTAAGCATAACACGTTCGGCATCGCCTGCAGCTTATGATCGGCTGGCATCGGCTCAATGTCGTAAACATCAAGGGCTGCACGTATCCTGCCTTTGCTTAGTTCTTCTAAGAGCGCCTGCTCTTTCACAATAGGCCCGCGAGCCGTATTAATGAAGAGCGCTCCGTCGCGCAGCAGCGACAGCTGTTCCGCGCCGATCATCCCTTGCGTGCGAGGTGTCCACGTATTGTGCAGTGAGACAATGTCGCTGCGCTCGAACAGTTCATTCAGACCACAGAGCTCGACACCCTGCGCAGCCGCTTCCTCTTGTGTACAGTAGCTAGAGTGCAGCAAGATTTTCGTGTAAAAAGGCTGCAGCATCCGCATTACCTGCTTGGAGATTTCCCCGTAGCCGACTAGACCGATCACTCTTCGCGTCACGCCGAGAATCGTATCACGGTTGTTATTGCTCCACTGTCCCTCTTTAAGCCCGGCGCTGTACCCTGCTAAGTCCCAAGCTCCGGCAAACATCAATGAAAGTGCACACTCCGCAGTCGAGAGGGCGAGTACTTTATTAGCCGATGTTACGGCAATCGAAGTATCGAACACATCCTCTTTGACGATCGACGCTACACTGCCTGCTCCATGGCCGATAAATTTCAATCTCTCTGCGCGAGCGAGCACTTCCGGGGTAAAGCGAGGCGAACCCCATGAAGTGATGCAGGCATCATAAGAGCCAATTCGTTCCGACAGGTCCTCACTTGTAAATTTCTCATTCAAGGTAATAAAATCAACCTCAGAGAAGCTGGAAAGCTTATTCAGAGTGGACTCCTGCCAAAATAATTCACGTAATCCAGCGTCAGCGATCGTAATTAATGTTTTCACAGGCTTAACCCTCATTTCATTAGGCTTTGAAGTAATTCACGCATAAATTCAACATACGCAGGAAAAATAGCTGCTGGCTCCATACCGGGAACTTGCAGCTCCCTGCGCCATTTGGTTTCCCACTCCAGGGAGTAATAGCCGGTATAGCCCATTCGCTCAAGCTGATCTACAATGGAAGCAATCGGAACCTGCCCTTCGCCGACCTTGGTGTACTTCCAGTTCGACTCTAGCGGATCTTCAAAAGGGATGCCGTCTTTGACATGTACATGAACGCACTGCGAGCCTAGTAACGCGATTGTCTCCGCTGGAGACTCTCCTTCTTCGAGTGGATGGATAATATCATAGATTACCGCGCAATTCTCTCTGTCAACATCATCCAACAGCTTGCGAAGCGAACGGCCGGTGGCGAATTCATTATGCGTCTCAATCCATACCTGAACACCGTAAGAGGCCGCATAATCGCAAGCTTGCTTAATCTGAGCTATGATTTCAGGGTATGGAATAGCAGGAACCGGATTGTCCCTGCGATTATTGAAGTAGCCGAGGAAAATCCGCACGCCGCCAGCCTTCAAATCGCGAGCGAGCGAAACAACCTTTTTAAAAAGTTCGAATTGCTCGGCATCTCCTCTTTCGCCTGTGAAACATACACTTGACCCGATATTGGTGATTCGGATGCCCGCTTCCTCGAACTTCCGAAGCGCTATTCCCCGCTCCTTCTGCGCCATCTCGGTGGTAATGCCCCATGTGGGCCCTTCCCTCAGCTCCATTCCGCCAAAACCGCATTCCTTGGCAAACACAATCATCTCAGCCAAAGACCAGCCCTCGCAGGGGAGCGTGCTAAATGCCAGATGCTTCATACTGCTTTCCCCATTTCCTCCCAGATCTAGTGGGCAACTTCACTTCCTCCTATTATTGCAGCGAAACTCAGTAAACGCTTTCCCTTTTCTATGTTTCTTTTGCACAATTCCTCGAATCTGTGTACCATTATCTTTAGCTAATGAGTTACGGATGAATGTCGTGGAGGTCATGTATGTCTGATTATCCGATCTATGAATACAAAGGGTTTCTTGACGAGCAGTTTCCTTTTAAAATTGAAGTTCGAACGCCACTGAATATGAATCGATATCAGCATGCTCACGAGCACCTGCAGCTGTGCTACATGATGTCCGGCAGTTGTCTTCATTGGGCGGCGGGCCAACAATATGTGTTGACCAAAGGCGATCTCTTCTCGATCCCGCCTTTTCAAGAGCATCGCTTGGAACCCCGTGATTCGATGGCTTTTGAGATGATACAGGTCGATTTTATGCCCCATGCGATTAATGAAAGCTTTCAGGATCTGGCGCAAATGCAGACATTCGTCGATTTCGCCTATATCAGGCCCCTGATTTCCGAAGCCGATCTGTTACCCAAAATGTCGTTCCCTCCTCCTACACAGTCTGTGGTCGAGAACCTGCTGAACGTCATTCTCACGGAATGGGAGGAACAAGAAGAAGGCTATCGGTTAGCGATCAAGGCCGAGCTCCTGAGGCTTCTAGTCATTACCGGCAGGCAGTATAAACGCTATTCACAAACGCAAAGTCAACATGAGCGCAACAGGGTGGCACATCACCGAGAAGCCTTCTATGAGGCTATCCGTTACATGGAAACGCATTACCATGAGGATCTTCATTTGGAAGAGGTTTCCGCAAAAGCATTGATGGCTCCATCGTATTTCAGCAACATGCTCAAGCTGGTGCGGGGCAAATCGTATATCGAGCTTTTATCTGCCATTCGTATTCAGGCATCTATGGAGCTGCTAGGGGGAACGGACCTCAATGTGACCGAGATTGCTACCCGTGTGGGCTATAATCATATAAGTCATTTCAATAGAACGTTCAAGAAGCACGCAGGCGTAACGCCAGGAGACTACCGTAGGCATCAAACTTAGTAGCCTTAAATGGTAGCATACATATACAAAAGACCTCCCTAGGGCGGTCTTTTTCTGTCTTTTGTTCCTAAATTTCACTCTGAAAAACTTAATCATATTGTTCATGTTTCAATGACATCCTTCATTTCATGGCGAGATCGTTCATCTTATAATGAATCAGAAATGAACAATTTGTGTGAAGTGGGAGGTAAGCTTTCGTGAAGAAAATAGGAATAGGCCTGCAATTATACACACTTCGAGATGAAATGACGCATGACGCCGCAACGGTTTTGCAAAAAGTGGCTGAGCTCGGTTATGAAGGCGTGGAGTTTGCAGGTTATTACGATTTTAGCCCTGAACAGTTAAAGACGCTGCTGACCGACTTGTCATTGAAAGCCATCGGCAGCCATGTCAGCATGGAACGCCTACAAAACTATTTGGAAGAAGAAATTGCCATGAATGTTGCCATCGGCAGCCGTTATGTCGTCTGTCCAGGGATCAATCAAGAACAACGGCAAGCGCTTCCCGAAACTGTTGCTTTTTTTGTCGAGTGCAGCAAGCAATTTGCGAGCAAAGGCATCGCATTTGGCTTTCATAATCACTACGTTGAATTCACCGAAACATATGAGGGTCAACCTTGGTTCGATGCATTATTTGGATGTACATCCCCAGACGATATGAAAAGTGAGCTCGATGTTTGTTGGGTACATAACGCTGGCTGCGATCCTATTGCTTACCTTGAAAAGTATGCTGGACGTGTGCCTTTGATTCATTTGAAGGACATTCGCAAGTTCGCTGATGGCACTTATCAAACGTTGGAGCTGGGACGCGGCGAGATGAATTTACCCGCAATTATTGCGGCAGCAGAGGCGGCGGGAACAGAATGGCTCATCGTCGAACAAGACGATTGTGAGCTCTCTGCGCTAGAAAGTGTAAAGATAAGTATGGATTGGCTGCGCCAAAATTATAGGTTTATGGAGGTCAAATAAGATGACGAAAAAAATTAAAGGGGCAATTATTGGTTGTGGAGGCATTGCATTCGAGAAATATTTCCCATCGCTCTCCAAGCTAAAGGAGCTAGAAATGGTCGCCTTCTGCGATATTATGGTCGAAAAAGCAGAAAAGGCAGTGGCAGCATACGGTTCGATTGACGCAAAAGCATTTTACGATTATAGAGAAGTCCTTAAAGATGCCTCCATCGATGTGATCTATGTATGTACGCCGAACGATTCACATGCGGAGATCTCTATCGCGGCCATGGAGTCAGGCAAGCATGTCATGTGTGAGAAACCGATGGCCAAAACTGCCGCAGAAGCACAAGCCATGGTGGATGCTGCGAAACGTACCGGCAAAAAGCTCTCAATTGGCTACCAAAATAATTTCCGGCCAGACAGCCGTTATTTGCAACAAATTTGCGATAACGGCGAGCTCGGCGACATCTATTTTGCCAAGGCTCATGCGATACGCAGACGCGCTGTTCCCACCTGGGGTGTCTTTCTAGATCAAGAGAAACAGGGTGGTGGCCCTCTCATTGATATCGGCAGCCATGCGTTGGATTTAACACTTCGGATGATGAACAATTACGCACCAAAATGTGTTTTGGGCAGGGCCTATCACAAGCTTAGCCGCAAAGAAAACGCAGCAAATGCCTGGGGACCGTGGGATCCGGATAAATTTACGGTGGAGGATTCAGCTTTCGGCTTCATAACGATGCAGAACGGTGCGAACGTTATACTCGAATCCAGTTGGGCACTTAACTCCCTTGATACGTTAGAGGCAAAAACGACGCTTTGCGGTACGGAAGGCGGAGCGGACATGCGTGACGGACTCCGCATTAATGGTGAAAAGCTGGGAAGAATGTACACTACCACCATCGATTTGAGTGCAGGCGGGGTCGCCTTTTTTGAAGGCAAAGCAGAAAGTTCAAGCGACTTGGAAGCGCGGTTGTGGCTCGAATGTATCCTTCATAACACCGAGCCGTTGGTAAAACCGGAGCAAGCACTTGTTGTCACACAAATATTAGAAGCGATCTATGAGTCTTCAAAGACTGGAAAAGCCATTTATTTTGAATAGCCTCATTAAAATAAAAATACAAATGCCGCCCTGTTCAAGGGCGGTCACGTTCACGTATGGAAATATTTGCATACAAGTGTCTAGAAAGTTCGTATAATTATCTAATAGATACCGAAACATGAACGATTTGCTCAAACAAAGGAGGAAACTGGTGGTGCATGGACGCGAGGATAAACTGCGAGCTGAAACGATTGATGCAGCGATGGCGCATCATAAGAAGCGTTTTAGAAATCCGTGTGAGTTTCTAAACACATACATCATTAGGTTGCAGACAAGCGGCTGCTGTGAAGCGCTGATTGATAACGAATTTGTTGTGATTGAGCCTGGAGACCTGCTTATGTTTCGTCCTGGCGAAAAGTACGAGCTTATCCTGAAAAACAACAGCATCGATTACTATGTGATTTGCAATGGAACATGGATTGACCAATGGTGGGCCAATTTCAACCCTCCGCAAAAGACAACCATACCTCTTGACGACGATCTTCTGAAGCTGTGGAATCAGTTGATGAAGGAAAGGTTACGGAGGAATGACACCCACGATGAGCTGACAGATTATACACTGCGCGTCTTTTGCTTAACTTTACAGCGCCTGCATGAAATTGCCGGCATGGGAACAACGTTAAGTCCATCCTACATCGCCTATCGAATAAAAAAATTCATCGATCAGCATGCGACAGAAACTCTCACCTTGGAGCAAATCGCCAAACATGCGGGAATTAGTATCTCCAGAGCTGTGAATTTGTTTAAAATCAATTTTGGCCAATCCATTATGAGTTATGCTATTGAAGTCCGCCTGGGCGTCGCATGCGAGCGCATTCGTTTCAGCGCAATGTCACTTGATTATGTCGCAAAATCATGCGGTTTTAATAGCTATACGTACTTCCATCGGCAATTTCGCATGCATTTTGGATTATCCCCCCGGCAATATCGGGAAGAACAACAGAAACGCTCGAAGCTTCGTGTGGAACAATAGACAGATCGCTCTCCACTTGCCAAAGAGGCAATATGTGAAGAAGCGATCTTTTTAATTCATTATGCTATAATCGCTTCAACAAGATCCAGAATAGATGAGGTGAGCTGAAGAGAATGTTTCAAGAAACGGATGAATTACGAAAAAACTCCCTTTCATGGAGGCTGTTTTTTGGTATAAAGCTTGCTTTTGATTTGGCTTTAACTGGTGTTTTTTATTTCCAGAATTCAATTACAATT
It contains:
- a CDS encoding AraC family transcriptional regulator; the protein is MVHGREDKLRAETIDAAMAHHKKRFRNPCEFLNTYIIRLQTSGCCEALIDNEFVVIEPGDLLMFRPGEKYELILKNNSIDYYVICNGTWIDQWWANFNPPQKTTIPLDDDLLKLWNQLMKERLRRNDTHDELTDYTLRVFCLTLQRLHEIAGMGTTLSPSYIAYRIKKFIDQHATETLTLEQIAKHAGISISRAVNLFKINFGQSIMSYAIEVRLGVACERIRFSAMSLDYVAKSCGFNSYTYFHRQFRMHFGLSPRQYREEQQKRSKLRVEQ
- a CDS encoding Gfo/Idh/MocA family protein, whose product is MTKKIKGAIIGCGGIAFEKYFPSLSKLKELEMVAFCDIMVEKAEKAVAAYGSIDAKAFYDYREVLKDASIDVIYVCTPNDSHAEISIAAMESGKHVMCEKPMAKTAAEAQAMVDAAKRTGKKLSIGYQNNFRPDSRYLQQICDNGELGDIYFAKAHAIRRRAVPTWGVFLDQEKQGGGPLIDIGSHALDLTLRMMNNYAPKCVLGRAYHKLSRKENAANAWGPWDPDKFTVEDSAFGFITMQNGANVILESSWALNSLDTLEAKTTLCGTEGGADMRDGLRINGEKLGRMYTTTIDLSAGGVAFFEGKAESSSDLEARLWLECILHNTEPLVKPEQALVVTQILEAIYESSKTGKAIYFE